The following coding sequences lie in one Meles meles chromosome X, mMelMel3.1 paternal haplotype, whole genome shotgun sequence genomic window:
- the PLXNA3 gene encoding plexin-A3 isoform X3, whose translation MPAVGLLLLVLPAVAGTVGGSRPFPAFLVTDTTLTHLAVHRVTGEVFVGAVNRIFKLAPNLTELRAHVTGPVEDNARCYPPPSMRACAHRLAPTDNVNKLLLVDYAARRLVACGSVWQGVCQFLRLDDLFKLGEPHHRKEHYLSGAQEPDSMAGVIVEQGQGPSKLFVGTAVDGKSEYFPTLSSRKLISDEDSGDMFSLVYQDEFVSSQIKIPSDTLSSYPAFDIYYIYGFVSASFVYFLTLQLDTQQTLLDAAGEKFFTSKIVRMCAGDSEFYSYVEFPIGCSWRGVEYRLVQSAHLAKPGLLLAQALGVPPDEDVLFTVFSQGQKNRASPPRQTVLCLFTLSTINAHIRRRIQSCYRGEGTLALPWLLNKELPCINTPMQINGNFCGLVLNQPLGGLHVIEGLPLLADSSDGMASVAAYTYRQHSVVFIGTRTGSLKKVRVDGSQDAHLYETVPVADGSPILRDLLFSPDHRHIYLLSEKQVSQLPVETCEQYGSCAACLGSGDPHCGWCVLRHRCCREGACPGASAPHGFAEELSKCVQVRVRPNNVSVTSPGVQLTVAVRNVPDLSAGVSCAFEEVTESEAVLLPSGELQCPSPSLQELRALTRGHGATRTVRLQLLSRETGVKFAGVDFVFYNCSALQSCVSCVGSPYPCHWCKYRHVCTSHPHQCSFQEGRVHSPEGCPEILPSGDLLIPVGVMQPLTLRAKNLPQPQSGQKNYECVVRVQGRQQRVPAVRFNSSSVQCQNASYSYEGDEYGDTELDFSVVWDGDFPIDKPATFRALLYKCWAQRPSCGLCLKADPRFNCGWCISEHRCQLRAHCPAPKTNWMHPSQKGTRCSHPRIAQIHPLMGPKEGGTRVTIVGENLGLSYREVGLRVAGVRCNSIPSEYVSAERIVCEMEESLVPSPPPGPAELCVGDCSADFRTQSEQLYSFVTPAFDRVSPSRGPASGGTRLTISGSSLDAGSRVTVTVRDGECQFVRRDAEAIVCISPVSSLGPSQAPITLAIDRANISSPGVLYTYTQDPTVTRLEPTWSIINGSTAITVSGTHLLTVQEPRVRAKYRGIETTNTCQVINDTAMLCKAPGIFLGRPQPQAQGEHPDEFGFLLDHVQTARSLNRSSFTYYPDPSFEPLGPSGVLDVKPGSHVVLKGKNLIPAAAGTSRLNYTVLIGGQPCALTVSDTQLLCDSPRQTGRQPVMVLVGGLEFWLGTLHITAERALTLPAMVGLAAGGGLLLLAIAAVLVAYQRKSQDADRTLQRLQLQMDNLESRVALECKEAFAELQTDINELTSHMDGVQIPFLDYRTYAVRVLFPGIEAHPVLKELDTPPHVEKALRLFGQLLHSRAFVLTFIHTLEAQSSFSMRDRGTVASLTMVVLQSRLDYATGLLKQLLADLIEKNLESRNHPKLLLRRTESVAEKMLTNWFTFLLHKFLKECAGEPLFLLYCAIKQQMEKGPIDAITGEARYSLSEDKLIRQQIDYKTLTLHCVFPESEGSTQVPVKVLNCDSITQAKDKLLDAVYKGTPYSQRPRAEDMDLEWRQGRMARIILQDEDVTTKIECDWKRVNSLAHYQVTDGSLVALVPKQASACGMADSFTFTRSLSRYESLLRTASSPDSLRSRAPMITPDQETGTKLWHLVKNHDHADHREGDRGSKMVSEIYLTRLLATKVRACWEPPWPEPSRLVAWPWPCGHAAEVRGRPLRDGVQHGPPGIGPAPGYQVHVRLPGRAGRPAPDQRP comes from the exons ATGCCCGCTGTCGGCCTCCTCCTGCTGGTCCTGCCTGCCGTGGCGGGGACCGTGGGTGGCAGCAGgcccttccctgccttcttgGTGACGGACACTACACTCACCCACCTGGCCGTGCACCGGGTGACTGGGGAGGTGTTCGTGGGGGCGGTGAACCGCATCTTCAAGCTGGCCCCGAATCTGACCGAGCTACGCGCGCACGTCACGGGGCCCGTGGAGGACAACGCCCGCTGCTACCCGCCCCCCAGCATGCGCGCATGCGCGCACCGCCTGGCGCCCACGGACAACGTGAACAAGCTGCTGCTCGTGGACTACGCGGCCCGCCGCCTGGTGGCCTGCGGCAGCGTGTGGCAGGGCGTCTGCCAGTTCCTGCGCCTGGACGACCTCTTTAAGCTGGGCGAGCCGCACCACCGCAAGGAGCACTACCTGTCGGGGGCTCAGGAGCCGGACTCCATGGCCGGCGTCATCGTGGAGCAGGGCCAGGGGCCCAGCAAGCTGTTCGTGGGCACCGCGGTGGACGGCAAGTCTGAGTACTTCCCCACCCTCAGCTCCCGCAAGCTCATCAGCGACGAGGACAGCGGCGACATGTTCAGTCTG GTGTACCAGGACGAGTTCGTGTCCTCGCAGATCAAGATCCCCTCAGACACGCTGTCCTCGTACCCTGCCTTCGACATCTACTACATCTACGGCTTCGTGAGCGCCTCCTTCGTGTACTTCCTGACGCTGCAGCTGGACACGCAGCAGACGCTGCTGGACGCGGCGGGCGAGAAGTTCTTCACGTCCAAGATCGTGCGCATGTGCGCTGGGGACTCGGAGTTCTACTCGTATGTGGAGTTCCCCATCGGCTGCTCCTGGCGAGGCGTGGAGTACCGCCTGGTGCAGAGCGCCCACCTGGCCAAGCCCGGCCTGCTGCTGGCCCAGGCCCTGGGCGTGCCGCCTGACGAGGACGTGCTCTTCACCGTCTTCTCTCAGGGCCAGAAGAACCGGGCCAGCCCGCCGCGGCAGACCGTGCTCTGCCTCTTCACCCTCAGCACCATCAACGCCCACATCCGGCGCCGCATCCAGTCCTGCTACCGCGGGGAGGGCACGCTGGCCCTGCCCTGGCTGCTCAACAAGGAGCTGCCCTGCATCAACACG CCCATGCAGATAAATGGAAACTTCTGCGGGCTGGTGCTGAACCAGCCCCTGGGGGGCCTGCACGTGATCGAGGGGCTGCCTCTGCTGGCCGACAGCAGCGACGGCATGGCCAGCGTGGCTGCCTACACCTACCGCCAGCACTCCGTGGTCTTCATCGGCACGCGCACGGGCAGTCTGAAGAAG GTCCGGGTGGACGGCTCCCAGGACGCCCACCTCTACGAGACAGTGCCCGTGGCGGACGGCAGCCCCATACTCCGGGACCTGCTCTTCAGCCCTGATCACCGGCACATCTACCTCCTGAGTGAGAAGCAG GTGAGCCAGCTCCCAGTGGAGACCTGCGAGCAGTATGGGAGCTGTGCGGCCTGCCTTGGCTCAGGGGACCCCCACTGTGGCTGGTGTGTTCTGCGGCACAG ATGCTGCCGCGAAGGGGCTTGTCCGGGTGCCTCAGCCCCACACGGCTTTGCTGAGGAGCTGAGCAAGTGTGTCCAGGTGCGGGTCCGGCCCAACAACGTTTCGGTGACCTCGCCCGGGGTACAG TTGACTGTGGCCGTGCGCAACGTGCCAGACCTCAGCGCGGGCGTGAGCTGTGCCTTTGAGGAGGTGACAGAGAGCGAGGCCGTCCTGCTGCCCTCCGGGGAGCTGCAGTGCCCCTCGCCCTCCCTCCAGGAGCTCCGGGCTCTCACCCGGGGGCATG GGGCCACCCGCACCGTGCGGCTGCAGCTGCTCTCCAGGGAGACGGGGGTCAAGTTCGCCGGGGTCGACTTCGTCTTCTACAACTGCAGCGCACTCCAGTC GTGCGTGTCCTGCGTGGGCAGCCCCTACCCCTGCCACTGGTGTAAGTACCGCCACGTGTGTACCAGCCACCCCCACCAGTGCTCCTTCCAGGAGGGCAGGGTCCACAGCCCTGAG GGCTGCCCTGAGATCCTGCCCAGCGGGGACCTCTTGATCCCAGTGGGCGTCATGCAGCCTCTTACCCTGCGGGCCAAGAACCTGCCGCAGCCACAGTCCGGCCAGAAGAACTACGAGTGCGTGGTCCGGGTGCAGGGGCGCCAGCAGCGGGTGCCGGCCGTGCGCTTCAACAGCAGCAGTGTGCAGTGCCAGAACGCCTCG TACTCCTATGAAGGTGACGAGTACGGGGACACGGAGCTGGACTTCTCTGTGGTCTGGGATGGAGATTTTCCCATCGACAAGCCTGCCACCTTCCGAG CTCTCCTGTATAAGTGCTGGGCGCAGCGGCCCAGCTGCGGCCTCTGCCTCAAGGCTGACCCTCGCTTCAACTGTGGCTGGTGCATCTCGGAGCACAGGTGCCAGCTGCGGGCCCACTGCCCGGCCCCCAAGACCAACTGGATGCACCCGAGCCAGAAGGGCACCCGCTGCAGCCACCCCCGCATCGCCCAG ATCCACCCCCTTATGGGGCCCAAGGAGGGTGGCACCCGGGTCACCATCGTGGGCGAGAACCTGGGCCTCAGCTACCGAGAGGTGGGCCTGCGGGTGGCGGGTGTGCGCTGCAACTCCATCCCCTCAGAGTACGTCAGCGCTGAGAG GATCGTGTGTGAGATGGAGGAGTCGCTGGTGCCCAGCCCGCCGCCTGGGCCTGCCGAGCTCTGCGTGGGCGACTGCTCGGCCGACTTCCGCACGCAGTCTGAGCAGCTCTACAGTTTCGTG ACGCCAGCGTTTGACCGTGTGAGTCCCAGTCGGGGCCCCGCTTCGGGGGGCACACGACTCACCATCTCCGGGAGCTCTCTGGACGCCGGCAGCAGGGTCACTGTGACCGTGAGAGATGGCGAGTGCCAGTTTGTGAG GAGGGACGCCGAGGCAATCGTGTGCATCTCCCCCGTgtcctctctgggccccagccAGGCCCCCATCACCCTGGCCATCGACCGCGCTAACATCTCCAGCCCCGGAGTCCTCTACACCTACACCCAGGACCCCACTGTCACTCGCCTTGAGCCCACCTGGAGCATAATCAA CGGAAGCACTGCCATCACTGTGAGTGGGACCCACCTACTGACCGTCCAGGAGCCCCGGGTCCGGGCTAAGTACCGAGGCATCGAGACCACCAAT ACTTGCCAGGTGATCAACGACACTGCCATGCTGTGTAAGGCCCCCGGCATCTTCTTGGGACGGCCGCAACCCCAGGCCCAGGGAGAACACCCCGACGAGTTTGGCTTCCTGCTGGATCACGTGCAGACGGCCCGCTCCCTCAATCGCTCCTCCTTCACCTACTACCCGGACCCCAGCTTTGAGCCACTCGGGCCCTCTGGCGTCCTGGATGTCAAACCCGGCTCCCACGTAGTGTTGAAG GGCAAGAATCTGATCCCCGCAGCAGCTGGCACCTCCCGCCTCAACTACACGGTGCTGATCGGGGGCCAGCCGTGCGCGCTCACAGTCTCCGACACGCAGCTCCTATGCGACTCGCCGCGCCAGACCGGCCGGCAGCCTGTCATG GTCCTGGTGGGCGGCCTGGAGTTCTGGCTGGGCACCCTGCACATCACGGCCGAGCGGGCGCTCACCCTGCCGGCCATGGTGGGCctggcggcgggcggcgggctcTTGCTGCTGGCCATCGCCGCCGTGCTGGTGGCCTACCAGCGCAAGAGCCAGGACGCGGACCGCACGCTCCAGCGGCTTCAGCTGCAGATGGACAACCTGGAGTCCCGCGTGGCTCTGGAGTGCAAGGAAG cCTTCGCAGAGCTGCAGACGGATATCAACGAGCTGACCAGCCACATGGACGGTGTGCAGATCCCGTTCCTGGACTACCGGACGTACGCCGTGCGCGTGCTCTTCCCGGGCATCGAGGCCCATCCGGTGCTCAAGGAGCTGGAC ACACCCCCGCACGTCGAGAAGGCCCTGCGTCTCTTCGGGCAGCTGCTGCACAGCCGCGCCTTCGTGCTCACCTTCATCCACACGCTGGAGGCCCAGAGTAGCTTCTCCATGCGCGACCGTGGCACCGTGGCCTCGCTCACCATGGTGGTCCTGCAGAGCCGTCTGGACTACGCCACGGGGCTGCTCAAGCAGCTGCTCGCCGACCTCATCGAGAAGAACCTGGAGAGCCGGAACCACCCGAAGCTGCTGCTGCGCAG GACCGAGTCGGTGGCCGAGAAGATGCTTACCAACTGGTTCACGTTCCTGCTGCACAAGTTTCTGAAG GAGTGCGCCGGGGAGCCGCTCTTCCTGCTCTACTGCGCCATCAAGCAGCAGATGGAGAAGGGCCCCATCGACGCCATCACGGGCGAGGCCCGCTACTCCCTGAGCGAGGACAAGCTCATCCGGCAGCAGATCGACTACAAGACGCTG ACCCTGCACTGCGTGTTCCCGGAGAGCGAGGGCAGCACTCAGGTCCCGGTGAAGGTTCTCAACTGTGACAGCATCACCCAAGCCAAAGATAAGCTGCTAGACGCCGTGTACAAGGGCACCCCGTACTCCCAGCGCCCCAGAGCTGAGGACATGGACCTGG AGTGGCGTCAGGGCCGCATGGCCCGCATCATCCTCCAGGACGAAGACGTCACCACCAAGATCGAGTGTGACTGGAAGAGGGTCAACTCGCTGGCCCACTACCAG GTGACAGACGGTTCCTTGGTGGCGCTGGTGCCCAAACAAGCGTCCGCCTGCGGCATGGCCGACTCCTTCACCTTTACCCGCTCCCTCAGCCGCTACG AGAGCTTGCTGCGCACGGCCAGCAGCCCCGACAGCCTCCGTTCTCGGGCACCCATGATCACGCCCGACCAGGAGACGGGCACCAAGCTGTGGCACCTGGTGAAGAACCACGACCACGCCGACCACCGGGAGGGGGACCGCGGCAGCAAGATGGTCTCGGAGATCTACCTGACGCGACTGCTGGCCACCAAGGTGCGGGCCTGCTGGGAGCCACCGTGGCCTGAGCCCAGTCGACTTGTAGCCTGGCCTTGGCCCTGTG GGCACGCTGCAGAAGTTCGTGGACGACCTCTTCGAGACGGTGTTCAGCACGGCCCACCGGGGATCGGCCCTGCCCCTGGCTATCAAGTACATGTTCGACTTCCTGGACGAGCAGGCCGACCAGCGCCAGATCAGCGACCCTGA
- the PLXNA3 gene encoding plexin-A3 isoform X2: protein MPAVGLLLLVLPAVAGTVGGSRPFPAFLVTDTTLTHLAVHRVTGEVFVGAVNRIFKLAPNLTELRAHVTGPVEDNARCYPPPSMRACAHRLAPTDNVNKLLLVDYAARRLVACGSVWQGVCQFLRLDDLFKLGEPHHRKEHYLSGAQEPDSMAGVIVEQGQGPSKLFVGTAVDGKSEYFPTLSSRKLISDEDSGDMFSLVYQDEFVSSQIKIPSDTLSSYPAFDIYYIYGFVSASFVYFLTLQLDTQQTLLDAAGEKFFTSKIVRMCAGDSEFYSYVEFPIGCSWRGVEYRLVQSAHLAKPGLLLAQALGVPPDEDVLFTVFSQGQKNRASPPRQTVLCLFTLSTINAHIRRRIQSCYRGEGTLALPWLLNKELPCINTPMQINGNFCGLVLNQPLGGLHVIEGLPLLADSSDGMASVAAYTYRQHSVVFIGTRTGSLKKVRVDGSQDAHLYETVPVADGSPILRDLLFSPDHRHIYLLSEKQVSQLPVETCEQYGSCAACLGSGDPHCGWCVLRHRCCREGACPGASAPHGFAEELSKCVQVRVRPNNVSVTSPGVQLTVAVRNVPDLSAGVSCAFEEVTESEAVLLPSGELQCPSPSLQELRALTRGHGATRTVRLQLLSRETGVKFAGVDFVFYNCSALQSCVSCVGSPYPCHWCKYRHVCTSHPHQCSFQEGRVHSPEGCPEILPSGDLLIPVGVMQPLTLRAKNLPQPQSGQKNYECVVRVQGRQQRVPAVRFNSSSVQCQNASYSYEGDEYGDTELDFSVVWDGDFPIDKPATFRALLYKCWAQRPSCGLCLKADPRFNCGWCISEHRCQLRAHCPAPKTNWMHPSQKGTRCSHPRIAQIHPLMGPKEGGTRVTIVGENLGLSYREVGLRVAGVRCNSIPSEYVSAERIVCEMEESLVPSPPPGPAELCVGDCSADFRTQSEQLYSFVTPAFDRVSPSRGPASGGTRLTISGSSLDAGSRVTVTVRDGECQFVRRDAEAIVCISPVSSLGPSQAPITLAIDRANISSPGVLYTYTQDPTVTRLEPTWSIINGSTAITVSGTHLLTVQEPRVRAKYRGIETTNTCQVINDTAMLCKAPGIFLGRPQPQAQGEHPDEFGFLLDHVQTARSLNRSSFTYYPDPSFEPLGPSGVLDVKPGSHVVLKGKNLIPAAAGTSRLNYTVLIGGQPCALTVSDTQLLCDSPRQTGRQPVMVLVGGLEFWLGTLHITAERALTLPAMVGLAAGGGLLLLAIAAVLVAYQRKSQDADRTLQRLQLQMDNLESRVALECKEAFAELQTDINELTSHMDGVQIPFLDYRTYAVRVLFPGIEAHPVLKELDTPPHVEKALRLFGQLLHSRAFVLTFIHTLEAQSSFSMRDRGTVASLTMVVLQSRLDYATGLLKQLLADLIEKNLESRNHPKLLLRRTESVAEKMLTNWFTFLLHKFLKECAGEPLFLLYCAIKQQMEKGPIDAITGEARYSLSEDKLIRQQIDYKTLTLHCVFPESEGSTQVPVKVLNCDSITQAKDKLLDAVYKGTPYSQRPRAEDMDLEWRQGRMARIILQDEDVTTKIECDWKRVNSLAHYQVTDGSLVALVPKQASACGMADSFTFTRSLSRYESLLRTASSPDSLRSRAPMITPDQETGTKLWHLVKNHDHADHREGDRGSKMVSEIYLTRLLATKGTLQKFVDDLFETVFSTAHRGSALPLAIKYMFDFLDEQADQRQISDPDVRHTWKSNCLPLRFWVNVIKNPQFVFDIHKSSITDACLSVVAQTFMDSCSTSEHRLGKDSPSNKLLYAKDIPNYKSWVERYYRDIAKMASISDQDMDAYLVEQSRLHASDFNILSALSELYFYVTKYRQEVLTALDRDASCRKHKLRQKLEQIISLVSGNS from the exons ATGCCCGCTGTCGGCCTCCTCCTGCTGGTCCTGCCTGCCGTGGCGGGGACCGTGGGTGGCAGCAGgcccttccctgccttcttgGTGACGGACACTACACTCACCCACCTGGCCGTGCACCGGGTGACTGGGGAGGTGTTCGTGGGGGCGGTGAACCGCATCTTCAAGCTGGCCCCGAATCTGACCGAGCTACGCGCGCACGTCACGGGGCCCGTGGAGGACAACGCCCGCTGCTACCCGCCCCCCAGCATGCGCGCATGCGCGCACCGCCTGGCGCCCACGGACAACGTGAACAAGCTGCTGCTCGTGGACTACGCGGCCCGCCGCCTGGTGGCCTGCGGCAGCGTGTGGCAGGGCGTCTGCCAGTTCCTGCGCCTGGACGACCTCTTTAAGCTGGGCGAGCCGCACCACCGCAAGGAGCACTACCTGTCGGGGGCTCAGGAGCCGGACTCCATGGCCGGCGTCATCGTGGAGCAGGGCCAGGGGCCCAGCAAGCTGTTCGTGGGCACCGCGGTGGACGGCAAGTCTGAGTACTTCCCCACCCTCAGCTCCCGCAAGCTCATCAGCGACGAGGACAGCGGCGACATGTTCAGTCTG GTGTACCAGGACGAGTTCGTGTCCTCGCAGATCAAGATCCCCTCAGACACGCTGTCCTCGTACCCTGCCTTCGACATCTACTACATCTACGGCTTCGTGAGCGCCTCCTTCGTGTACTTCCTGACGCTGCAGCTGGACACGCAGCAGACGCTGCTGGACGCGGCGGGCGAGAAGTTCTTCACGTCCAAGATCGTGCGCATGTGCGCTGGGGACTCGGAGTTCTACTCGTATGTGGAGTTCCCCATCGGCTGCTCCTGGCGAGGCGTGGAGTACCGCCTGGTGCAGAGCGCCCACCTGGCCAAGCCCGGCCTGCTGCTGGCCCAGGCCCTGGGCGTGCCGCCTGACGAGGACGTGCTCTTCACCGTCTTCTCTCAGGGCCAGAAGAACCGGGCCAGCCCGCCGCGGCAGACCGTGCTCTGCCTCTTCACCCTCAGCACCATCAACGCCCACATCCGGCGCCGCATCCAGTCCTGCTACCGCGGGGAGGGCACGCTGGCCCTGCCCTGGCTGCTCAACAAGGAGCTGCCCTGCATCAACACG CCCATGCAGATAAATGGAAACTTCTGCGGGCTGGTGCTGAACCAGCCCCTGGGGGGCCTGCACGTGATCGAGGGGCTGCCTCTGCTGGCCGACAGCAGCGACGGCATGGCCAGCGTGGCTGCCTACACCTACCGCCAGCACTCCGTGGTCTTCATCGGCACGCGCACGGGCAGTCTGAAGAAG GTCCGGGTGGACGGCTCCCAGGACGCCCACCTCTACGAGACAGTGCCCGTGGCGGACGGCAGCCCCATACTCCGGGACCTGCTCTTCAGCCCTGATCACCGGCACATCTACCTCCTGAGTGAGAAGCAG GTGAGCCAGCTCCCAGTGGAGACCTGCGAGCAGTATGGGAGCTGTGCGGCCTGCCTTGGCTCAGGGGACCCCCACTGTGGCTGGTGTGTTCTGCGGCACAG ATGCTGCCGCGAAGGGGCTTGTCCGGGTGCCTCAGCCCCACACGGCTTTGCTGAGGAGCTGAGCAAGTGTGTCCAGGTGCGGGTCCGGCCCAACAACGTTTCGGTGACCTCGCCCGGGGTACAG TTGACTGTGGCCGTGCGCAACGTGCCAGACCTCAGCGCGGGCGTGAGCTGTGCCTTTGAGGAGGTGACAGAGAGCGAGGCCGTCCTGCTGCCCTCCGGGGAGCTGCAGTGCCCCTCGCCCTCCCTCCAGGAGCTCCGGGCTCTCACCCGGGGGCATG GGGCCACCCGCACCGTGCGGCTGCAGCTGCTCTCCAGGGAGACGGGGGTCAAGTTCGCCGGGGTCGACTTCGTCTTCTACAACTGCAGCGCACTCCAGTC GTGCGTGTCCTGCGTGGGCAGCCCCTACCCCTGCCACTGGTGTAAGTACCGCCACGTGTGTACCAGCCACCCCCACCAGTGCTCCTTCCAGGAGGGCAGGGTCCACAGCCCTGAG GGCTGCCCTGAGATCCTGCCCAGCGGGGACCTCTTGATCCCAGTGGGCGTCATGCAGCCTCTTACCCTGCGGGCCAAGAACCTGCCGCAGCCACAGTCCGGCCAGAAGAACTACGAGTGCGTGGTCCGGGTGCAGGGGCGCCAGCAGCGGGTGCCGGCCGTGCGCTTCAACAGCAGCAGTGTGCAGTGCCAGAACGCCTCG TACTCCTATGAAGGTGACGAGTACGGGGACACGGAGCTGGACTTCTCTGTGGTCTGGGATGGAGATTTTCCCATCGACAAGCCTGCCACCTTCCGAG CTCTCCTGTATAAGTGCTGGGCGCAGCGGCCCAGCTGCGGCCTCTGCCTCAAGGCTGACCCTCGCTTCAACTGTGGCTGGTGCATCTCGGAGCACAGGTGCCAGCTGCGGGCCCACTGCCCGGCCCCCAAGACCAACTGGATGCACCCGAGCCAGAAGGGCACCCGCTGCAGCCACCCCCGCATCGCCCAG ATCCACCCCCTTATGGGGCCCAAGGAGGGTGGCACCCGGGTCACCATCGTGGGCGAGAACCTGGGCCTCAGCTACCGAGAGGTGGGCCTGCGGGTGGCGGGTGTGCGCTGCAACTCCATCCCCTCAGAGTACGTCAGCGCTGAGAG GATCGTGTGTGAGATGGAGGAGTCGCTGGTGCCCAGCCCGCCGCCTGGGCCTGCCGAGCTCTGCGTGGGCGACTGCTCGGCCGACTTCCGCACGCAGTCTGAGCAGCTCTACAGTTTCGTG ACGCCAGCGTTTGACCGTGTGAGTCCCAGTCGGGGCCCCGCTTCGGGGGGCACACGACTCACCATCTCCGGGAGCTCTCTGGACGCCGGCAGCAGGGTCACTGTGACCGTGAGAGATGGCGAGTGCCAGTTTGTGAG GAGGGACGCCGAGGCAATCGTGTGCATCTCCCCCGTgtcctctctgggccccagccAGGCCCCCATCACCCTGGCCATCGACCGCGCTAACATCTCCAGCCCCGGAGTCCTCTACACCTACACCCAGGACCCCACTGTCACTCGCCTTGAGCCCACCTGGAGCATAATCAA CGGAAGCACTGCCATCACTGTGAGTGGGACCCACCTACTGACCGTCCAGGAGCCCCGGGTCCGGGCTAAGTACCGAGGCATCGAGACCACCAAT ACTTGCCAGGTGATCAACGACACTGCCATGCTGTGTAAGGCCCCCGGCATCTTCTTGGGACGGCCGCAACCCCAGGCCCAGGGAGAACACCCCGACGAGTTTGGCTTCCTGCTGGATCACGTGCAGACGGCCCGCTCCCTCAATCGCTCCTCCTTCACCTACTACCCGGACCCCAGCTTTGAGCCACTCGGGCCCTCTGGCGTCCTGGATGTCAAACCCGGCTCCCACGTAGTGTTGAAG GGCAAGAATCTGATCCCCGCAGCAGCTGGCACCTCCCGCCTCAACTACACGGTGCTGATCGGGGGCCAGCCGTGCGCGCTCACAGTCTCCGACACGCAGCTCCTATGCGACTCGCCGCGCCAGACCGGCCGGCAGCCTGTCATG GTCCTGGTGGGCGGCCTGGAGTTCTGGCTGGGCACCCTGCACATCACGGCCGAGCGGGCGCTCACCCTGCCGGCCATGGTGGGCctggcggcgggcggcgggctcTTGCTGCTGGCCATCGCCGCCGTGCTGGTGGCCTACCAGCGCAAGAGCCAGGACGCGGACCGCACGCTCCAGCGGCTTCAGCTGCAGATGGACAACCTGGAGTCCCGCGTGGCTCTGGAGTGCAAGGAAG cCTTCGCAGAGCTGCAGACGGATATCAACGAGCTGACCAGCCACATGGACGGTGTGCAGATCCCGTTCCTGGACTACCGGACGTACGCCGTGCGCGTGCTCTTCCCGGGCATCGAGGCCCATCCGGTGCTCAAGGAGCTGGAC ACACCCCCGCACGTCGAGAAGGCCCTGCGTCTCTTCGGGCAGCTGCTGCACAGCCGCGCCTTCGTGCTCACCTTCATCCACACGCTGGAGGCCCAGAGTAGCTTCTCCATGCGCGACCGTGGCACCGTGGCCTCGCTCACCATGGTGGTCCTGCAGAGCCGTCTGGACTACGCCACGGGGCTGCTCAAGCAGCTGCTCGCCGACCTCATCGAGAAGAACCTGGAGAGCCGGAACCACCCGAAGCTGCTGCTGCGCAG GACCGAGTCGGTGGCCGAGAAGATGCTTACCAACTGGTTCACGTTCCTGCTGCACAAGTTTCTGAAG GAGTGCGCCGGGGAGCCGCTCTTCCTGCTCTACTGCGCCATCAAGCAGCAGATGGAGAAGGGCCCCATCGACGCCATCACGGGCGAGGCCCGCTACTCCCTGAGCGAGGACAAGCTCATCCGGCAGCAGATCGACTACAAGACGCTG ACCCTGCACTGCGTGTTCCCGGAGAGCGAGGGCAGCACTCAGGTCCCGGTGAAGGTTCTCAACTGTGACAGCATCACCCAAGCCAAAGATAAGCTGCTAGACGCCGTGTACAAGGGCACCCCGTACTCCCAGCGCCCCAGAGCTGAGGACATGGACCTGG AGTGGCGTCAGGGCCGCATGGCCCGCATCATCCTCCAGGACGAAGACGTCACCACCAAGATCGAGTGTGACTGGAAGAGGGTCAACTCGCTGGCCCACTACCAG GTGACAGACGGTTCCTTGGTGGCGCTGGTGCCCAAACAAGCGTCCGCCTGCGGCATGGCCGACTCCTTCACCTTTACCCGCTCCCTCAGCCGCTACG AGAGCTTGCTGCGCACGGCCAGCAGCCCCGACAGCCTCCGTTCTCGGGCACCCATGATCACGCCCGACCAGGAGACGGGCACCAAGCTGTGGCACCTGGTGAAGAACCACGACCACGCCGACCACCGGGAGGGGGACCGCGGCAGCAAGATGGTCTCGGAGATCTACCTGACGCGACTGCTGGCCACCAAG GGCACGCTGCAGAAGTTCGTGGACGACCTCTTCGAGACGGTGTTCAGCACGGCCCACCGGGGATCGGCCCTGCCCCTGGCTATCAAGTACATGTTCGACTTCCTGGACGAGCAGGCCGACCAGCGCCAGATCAGCGACCCTGACGTGCGCCACACCTGGAAGAGCAACTG CCTGCCCCTGCGCTTCTGGGTGAACGTGATCAAGAACCCGCAGTTCGTGTTCGACATCCACAAGAGCAGCATCACGGACGCCTGCCTGTCCGTGGTGGCCCAGACCTTCATGGACTCGTGCTCCACATCCGAGCACCGGCTGGGCAAGGACTCCCCGTCCAACAAGCTGCTCTACGCCAAGGACATCCCCAACTACAAAAGCTGGGTGGAGAG GTACTACCGGGACATCGCGAAGATGGCATCCATTAGCGACCAGGACATGGACGCCTACTTGGTGGAGCAGTCGCGTCTCCATGCCAGTGACTTCAACATCTTGAGCGCGCTCAGCGAACTGTACTTCTATGTCACCAAGTACCGCCAGGAG gttCTCACCGCTCTGGACCGAGATGCCTCTTGTCGGAAGCATAAGTTGCGACAGAAACTGGAACAGATCATCAGCCTCGTGTCCGGCAACAGCTAA